From Chryseobacterium sp. IHB B 17019, one genomic window encodes:
- a CDS encoding thymidine kinase has product MFLENTINHSKQSGWMEVICGSMFSGKTEELIRRLRRAEMAGQHVEIFKPKLDTRYSDEDVISHNQNKIRSTPVENPNEILLLASNCDVVGIDEAQFFDEGIVDVSNQLANSGVRVVIAGLDMDFLGRPFGPMPNLMATAEYVTKVHAICKRTGNLANYSMRISSGNNLVELGETESYEAVSRRVFIDEVLLKKKK; this is encoded by the coding sequence ATGTTTTTAGAAAATACAATTAATCATTCCAAACAAAGCGGTTGGATGGAAGTTATTTGTGGTTCAATGTTTTCCGGAAAAACCGAAGAGTTGATCCGGAGGCTGAGAAGGGCAGAAATGGCAGGGCAGCATGTGGAGATCTTCAAACCGAAACTGGATACACGCTATTCTGATGAGGATGTAATTTCTCATAATCAGAATAAAATTCGCAGTACACCCGTGGAAAATCCCAACGAAATACTTTTGTTGGCCTCCAATTGTGATGTTGTAGGGATTGATGAGGCGCAATTCTTTGATGAGGGCATTGTTGATGTATCTAATCAATTGGCAAACAGCGGAGTAAGAGTAGTCATTGCAGGATTGGATATGGACTTTTTGGGCCGACCTTTCGGGCCTATGCCGAATTTGATGGCCACCGCAGAATATGTAACGAAAGTGCATGCTATTTGTAAAAGAACAGGAAATCTTGCTAATTATTCCATGAGGATTTCTTCCGGAAACAACCTTGTGGAACTGGGCGAAACGGAGAGTTATGAAGCGGTTAGCCGGCGTGTTTTTATTGATGAAGTACTTTTAAAGAAGAAAAAATAG
- a CDS encoding bifunctional UDP-N-acetylmuramoyl-tripeptide:D-alanyl-D-alanine ligase/alanine racemase — translation MNYTVNQIAEITNAQIIGDKELIIKNIAFDSRIIYSTKNTAFIAINTHKNSGEKFIESAIDRGITVIISEHHFPQFENITWIIVGNSVDFLQKLAQYHFENSHLKSIGITGSNGKTILKEWLYQCLWNEFPTVKSPKSFNSQIGLPLSLLQINNSHELGIFEVGISKPDEMQKLENIFHPQIGLLTHIGTAHLANFESEEELIDEKIKLFKNSEVIIYNGDNVLVDRKIKEIYSSKKLISYGLKKENQVLITNSISKDGNVVVQYFDEEITFPVHQRDEATLTNALALITVLKELNIDNQKIVEKINALKSVEMRLEAIEGIKNNMIINDSFNLDLDSLKTALQFLNEYKKPKKSLVLTDIVGVNSNSKELYEEVSELVNEQKFDSVFLIGNEISKFSELFKSKTFTFINTKELIDSKHLTEIENQIILLKGARKFEIEKLKDILELRKHDTVLEINLNAILHNINYHKSLLKPTTKMMAMVKANSYGLGSYEISEFLQHHHIDYLGVAFVDEGVELRKKGITVPIVVMNPEQHSYETVIEYNLEPEIYSFRVLELFYEAVQKSGYDKKYPVHIKLETGMHRLGFKSFELDQLSETLNKINVKVQSIFSHLSSSDMPEEKEFTMHQLETFEKSSTYLIEKLGYSPIRHILNSSGITSYTNYQYDMVRIGIGMLGESPNSEIQKQLQSVVSFKTVISQISMVENGESVGYSRRFKTDHTTKIATIPVGYADGIPRLIGNQVGNVGINKTLAPIIGSICMDMMMINVDHVPDVKEGDTVTVFNAKPSLKEFAEYCKTITYEVLTSISPRVKRIYVKD, via the coding sequence ATGAATTATACAGTAAATCAGATCGCAGAAATTACCAATGCACAGATAATTGGTGATAAGGAATTAATTATCAAAAATATAGCTTTTGATAGCAGGATTATTTATTCTACTAAAAACACTGCTTTTATTGCCATCAATACCCATAAAAATTCAGGGGAAAAGTTTATTGAGTCAGCGATTGACAGAGGTATTACTGTAATTATTTCCGAGCATCATTTTCCGCAGTTTGAAAATATAACGTGGATTATTGTTGGAAATTCCGTGGATTTTCTTCAGAAACTAGCCCAATATCATTTCGAAAATTCTCATCTTAAATCCATTGGAATTACGGGAAGTAACGGGAAAACTATTTTAAAAGAATGGTTATATCAATGCCTCTGGAACGAATTTCCGACCGTAAAAAGCCCCAAAAGTTTCAATTCTCAGATCGGTCTTCCGCTTTCTCTGCTTCAAATCAATAATTCTCATGAGCTGGGAATTTTTGAAGTCGGGATTTCGAAGCCTGATGAAATGCAGAAGCTGGAAAATATTTTTCACCCTCAGATTGGTTTGCTGACTCATATCGGAACCGCCCACCTTGCGAATTTTGAATCTGAAGAAGAATTAATTGATGAAAAAATAAAGCTTTTTAAAAACTCTGAAGTCATCATTTACAATGGTGACAACGTATTGGTTGACAGAAAGATAAAAGAAATATATTCAAGTAAGAAATTAATTTCTTACGGTTTAAAAAAAGAAAATCAGGTTTTAATTACAAACAGTATTTCAAAAGATGGAAATGTTGTTGTACAATATTTTGACGAAGAAATCACTTTTCCCGTTCATCAAAGGGACGAAGCGACCTTAACGAATGCTTTGGCGCTGATAACCGTTTTAAAAGAACTGAATATCGATAACCAAAAGATTGTCGAGAAAATCAATGCTTTAAAGTCTGTTGAAATGCGCCTTGAAGCCATTGAAGGAATTAAAAATAATATGATCATCAATGATTCTTTTAATCTTGATTTAGACTCTCTGAAAACCGCCCTTCAATTTTTAAATGAATACAAAAAACCGAAAAAATCCCTTGTTTTAACGGATATTGTTGGGGTAAATTCAAATTCTAAAGAGCTTTATGAAGAAGTCTCAGAATTAGTAAACGAACAAAAATTCGATTCTGTTTTCCTGATAGGCAATGAAATATCAAAATTTAGTGAATTATTTAAATCTAAAACTTTTACTTTCATTAATACTAAGGAATTAATTGACAGTAAACATCTTACAGAAATTGAAAATCAAATCATTTTATTAAAAGGAGCAAGAAAATTTGAAATCGAAAAATTAAAAGATATTCTTGAACTGAGAAAGCATGATACGGTTTTAGAAATTAATTTAAATGCAATTCTACACAACATCAATTATCATAAATCTTTACTGAAACCGACGACTAAAATGATGGCTATGGTAAAAGCAAATTCTTATGGACTAGGGAGTTATGAGATTTCAGAATTCCTACAGCATCATCATATTGATTATCTTGGCGTTGCTTTTGTGGATGAAGGTGTTGAGCTGAGAAAAAAAGGAATCACCGTACCCATTGTTGTCATGAATCCTGAACAGCACAGTTACGAAACAGTGATTGAATATAACCTGGAGCCGGAAATCTATAGCTTCAGAGTGCTGGAACTATTTTATGAAGCAGTTCAGAAATCAGGTTATGACAAAAAATATCCTGTTCATATTAAATTGGAAACAGGCATGCATCGCCTTGGTTTTAAGAGTTTTGAATTAGATCAATTAAGCGAAACCTTAAATAAAATTAATGTAAAAGTTCAGAGTATTTTCAGCCACCTTTCCTCCTCGGATATGCCGGAAGAGAAAGAATTTACCATGCATCAACTTGAAACTTTCGAAAAAAGTTCGACATATTTAATTGAAAAATTAGGTTACTCCCCTATCCGACATATTTTGAATTCTTCAGGAATAACAAGTTATACCAACTATCAATATGACATGGTCCGGATTGGAATCGGAATGCTAGGAGAATCACCAAATAGTGAAATACAAAAACAACTGCAGTCCGTAGTAAGCTTTAAAACAGTGATTTCGCAGATTTCTATGGTAGAAAATGGAGAATCGGTGGGATACAGCAGAAGATTTAAAACGGATCACACCACAAAAATAGCAACAATTCCTGTAGGATATGCGGACGGAATTCCTAGATTAATTGGGAATCAGGTTGGGAATGTAGGCATCAATAAAACACTGGCTCCCATTATCGGAAGCATTTGCATGGATATGATGATGATCAACGTCGATCATGTTCCGGATGTAAAAGAAGGGGATACGGTAACTGTTTTTAATGCAAAACCAAGCCTAAAAGAGTTCGCAGAATATTGTAAAACCATTACTTACGAAGTATTAACCTCTATTTCACCCCGTGTGAAACGGATTTATGTAAAAGATTAA
- a CDS encoding patatin-like phospholipase family protein, whose amino-acid sequence MRKFLIILFAFQLLLIHSQVKKGLVIPKNPKIGLSLAGGGAKGFSHVGVLKVLDSLGVKVDYIAGTSMGAIVGGLYASGYSGKEIEKIVMDTDFYSLILDPKSTRQETTFFNKSVDKYLLSIPLKNGKITLPSSISTGQKNVYLLKELFKNVSNINDFSKLPIPFMCVATNLESGNMEIFEKGDLVQSIMASSAFPSLMDPVKIGDSIYIDGAMTVNYPSKPLKDKGIDIVIGVDLNQDLSKREDLNSIIDILNQIIDMGIKKDTRKQYKYTDINIKPDLKGMTATSYDEKKKILDSGYAEGLKYSEILSQLPKRPFDRLRQRINPIYSNVYKIDSISIDGGRIYGTNYVLGKMGLRLPSMQTYGSINKKIDKLVATNNYKFINYDIVPENESNYLKLYVTEDNTRHFVKFGLHYDEVFKTGLLVNYSAKRLLFRNTNLSLDVIVGDKPRYYLNYFIDNGYIPGFGIYSSGMSFYLKDDNNYDIDNWEWFRNEAYIQSIWKDKFAIGGGISHDYFEAEANGNNKRYSRFLNPYVFLKSDTQNDKDFPSRGIYINAEGKVIDLMKSEVEKRLVQVKADIRINIPLTKQFTYRLNLYGGITIGNNLPQFYQYRLGGIFEQNIVNFRSFSGFYFGQLNTNNVILISNDLQFKFNKNYFISGNFSLANLSDDISFEDAVQLNYSSLGITAGYKSPFGQIKVNFSHSLKNNQKGIFSVILGHWF is encoded by the coding sequence ATGAGAAAATTCCTGATTATTTTATTTGCTTTTCAGTTGCTTTTGATCCATTCTCAGGTGAAGAAAGGCCTTGTGATACCGAAAAATCCTAAAATCGGGCTTTCACTTGCTGGCGGCGGTGCTAAAGGATTTTCTCATGTGGGAGTGCTTAAGGTATTGGATTCCTTAGGAGTAAAGGTTGATTACATCGCCGGAACAAGTATGGGTGCTATTGTGGGAGGACTTTATGCTTCAGGCTATTCTGGAAAGGAAATTGAAAAAATTGTGATGGATACCGATTTTTATTCATTGATACTCGATCCAAAATCTACCCGCCAGGAAACTACTTTCTTCAATAAATCCGTAGACAAATATCTCTTGTCTATTCCATTAAAAAACGGAAAAATTACTCTTCCCTCTTCTATTAGTACAGGACAAAAAAATGTTTATTTACTTAAAGAATTATTTAAAAACGTTTCAAATATCAATGATTTTTCAAAGCTTCCGATTCCTTTCATGTGTGTTGCCACCAATTTGGAAAGCGGCAATATGGAGATATTTGAAAAAGGAGATCTGGTACAATCCATTATGGCCAGCTCAGCCTTTCCTTCGTTAATGGACCCCGTAAAAATTGGGGACAGCATTTATATTGACGGAGCAATGACGGTAAACTATCCTTCAAAGCCTTTAAAGGACAAAGGAATCGATATCGTCATCGGCGTGGATCTTAACCAGGACCTATCCAAAAGAGAGGATTTAAACAGCATTATCGACATTCTTAATCAGATTATTGACATGGGAATCAAGAAAGATACCCGGAAACAATATAAATACACTGATATTAATATTAAACCTGATCTGAAAGGTATGACCGCCACAAGCTATGACGAAAAGAAAAAGATCCTCGACAGCGGCTATGCAGAAGGCCTGAAATATTCCGAAATCTTATCACAACTGCCCAAACGTCCTTTTGACCGTCTTCGGCAACGCATAAATCCTATTTACTCCAATGTATATAAAATTGACAGCATTTCCATAGACGGAGGCCGGATTTACGGTACAAACTATGTTTTAGGAAAAATGGGACTGCGGCTTCCTTCCATGCAAACTTACGGAAGCATTAATAAAAAAATAGATAAGCTTGTTGCTACCAATAATTATAAATTTATCAATTATGATATTGTTCCTGAAAACGAATCTAATTATCTGAAACTTTATGTAACGGAAGATAATACACGGCATTTTGTAAAATTCGGTTTGCATTATGATGAAGTTTTTAAGACCGGACTTCTTGTTAATTATTCTGCAAAACGGCTCTTATTTAGAAATACCAATCTTTCTTTGGATGTAATTGTTGGAGATAAGCCAAGATACTATTTAAATTATTTTATTGATAACGGATATATTCCCGGATTCGGTATTTATTCTTCGGGAATGAGTTTTTATCTTAAAGATGATAACAATTATGATATTGATAATTGGGAATGGTTCAGGAATGAAGCCTATATCCAATCCATTTGGAAAGATAAATTTGCCATAGGAGGCGGAATTAGCCACGATTATTTCGAAGCCGAAGCCAATGGTAACAATAAACGGTACAGCCGGTTTTTGAACCCCTATGTATTCTTAAAAAGCGATACTCAGAACGACAAAGACTTCCCTTCCCGCGGAATTTACATTAATGCTGAAGGAAAGGTAATCGATTTAATGAAATCTGAAGTTGAAAAAAGGCTCGTTCAGGTAAAAGCGGATATCAGAATCAATATTCCTTTAACAAAACAATTCACCTATCGCCTCAACCTGTACGGCGGAATCACAATAGGAAACAATCTTCCTCAATTCTACCAATACAGACTGGGAGGAATTTTTGAACAGAATATTGTTAATTTCAGAAGCTTTTCAGGATTCTATTTTGGGCAACTTAATACCAATAATGTTATTTTAATTTCCAATGATCTTCAGTTTAAGTTTAATAAAAACTATTTCATCAGCGGAAACTTTTCATTAGCCAATCTTTCCGATGATATAAGCTTCGAAGACGCTGTACAGCTAAATTATAGCTCACTGGGAATTACGGCAGGATACAAATCGCCTTTCGGGCAGATCAAGGTCAACTTCAGTCACTCACTTAAAAATAATCAAAAAGGCATATTCAGTGTTATTTTAGGACACTGGTTTTAA
- the ybeY gene encoding rRNA maturation RNase YbeY translates to MIQFFYENLPESVHADYKKWLEDIILSEGKKLGEINYIFCDDEYLLKVNQDYLQHDYYTDIITFDYVKGKTISGEIFVSLQRISDNASTLSREYEEELRRVLAHGILHLCGYKDKTEEEEQLMRSKEDHYLAKYNN, encoded by the coding sequence ATGATACAATTCTTTTACGAAAACTTACCGGAATCTGTACACGCAGACTACAAAAAATGGCTGGAAGATATCATTCTTTCAGAAGGAAAAAAACTTGGAGAAATCAATTATATCTTCTGTGATGATGAATATTTGCTGAAAGTAAATCAGGATTATCTACAGCATGATTACTATACAGACATTATTACTTTCGACTATGTAAAAGGGAAAACGATAAGCGGAGAGATTTTCGTATCTTTGCAGCGCATTTCAGACAATGCTTCTACCCTATCCAGAGAATATGAAGAAGAATTAAGAAGAGTTTTGGCTCACGGCATTCTTCACCTTTGTGGATACAAGGATAAAACCGAGGAAGAAGAACAGTTAATGCGAAGTAAAGAAGATCATTATTTAGCAAAATATAATAATTAA
- the mnmG gene encoding tRNA uridine-5-carboxymethylaminomethyl(34) synthesis enzyme MnmG, producing MISEIYDVIVVGAGHAGCEAAAAAANLGSKTLLVTMNMQTIGQMSCNPAMGGIAKGQIVREIDAMGGYSGIVADKSAIQFKMLNLSKGPAMWSPRTQNDRMLFAEEWRLALENTPNLDFFQDMVKQLIVENNKVTGVITSLGIEIKSKSVVLTNGTFLNGLIHVGDKQLGGGRMGEPRAFGITEQLVSLGFEAGRMKTGTPPRVDGRSLDYSKMEEQKGDENPQKFSYLDTPKITKQLSCHIVYTNETVHDILREGFDRSPMFNGTIQSLGPRYCPSIEDKINRFAERNRHQLFVEPEGWKTVEIYVNGFSSSLPEDVQIKAMKHIPGFENVKVFRPGYAIEYDYFPPTQLKHTLETKLIDNLYFAGQINGTTGYEEAAGQGLIAGINAHNKVHEKDDFILNRDEAYIGVLIDDLITKGTEEPYRMFTSRAEYRLLLRQDNADIRLTEKAYQLGLAKEDRLRRVEEKIAKSEELEAFLRETSLKPGVINPILESMDSNPVDQAYRAAQFLTRPNITLEKLENIDIIKEKASQYDDEVREQAEVNIKYKGYIEKEKENVAKLNRLENIKIPEDFDFTKISSLSAEAKQKMTNVKPKTIAQAGRISGVSPADINVLLVYLGR from the coding sequence ATGATTTCAGAAATATATGATGTAATTGTAGTTGGTGCCGGTCACGCAGGATGTGAGGCAGCAGCTGCAGCAGCAAACTTAGGTTCAAAAACGCTGCTAGTTACAATGAACATGCAGACTATCGGACAGATGAGCTGCAACCCCGCGATGGGTGGAATCGCAAAAGGACAAATTGTACGCGAAATAGATGCAATGGGAGGATATTCAGGAATTGTGGCGGATAAATCTGCTATTCAATTCAAGATGCTAAACCTTTCCAAAGGTCCCGCCATGTGGTCTCCAAGAACACAAAACGACAGGATGCTTTTCGCAGAAGAATGGCGTTTAGCGTTAGAAAACACACCAAATCTTGACTTCTTTCAGGATATGGTAAAACAGCTTATTGTCGAAAATAACAAGGTAACAGGTGTTATTACTTCTTTGGGAATTGAGATAAAAAGTAAATCAGTAGTTCTTACAAACGGTACTTTCCTGAACGGATTAATCCACGTTGGAGATAAACAATTAGGCGGCGGAAGAATGGGTGAACCAAGAGCTTTTGGTATTACAGAACAACTCGTTTCCTTAGGTTTTGAAGCAGGAAGAATGAAAACCGGTACTCCACCGAGAGTAGATGGAAGAAGCCTTGATTATTCTAAAATGGAAGAACAAAAAGGAGATGAAAACCCTCAAAAATTCAGCTATTTAGATACTCCCAAAATAACTAAACAATTAAGTTGCCATATCGTTTATACCAACGAAACGGTGCACGATATTTTACGTGAAGGATTCGACAGAAGTCCTATGTTTAATGGTACAATTCAAAGTTTGGGACCAAGATATTGCCCAAGTATTGAAGATAAAATCAATCGTTTTGCAGAAAGAAACAGGCACCAGTTATTTGTAGAGCCGGAAGGCTGGAAAACGGTAGAAATATATGTAAACGGATTCAGCTCCTCTTTACCGGAAGATGTTCAGATCAAAGCTATGAAGCATATTCCAGGTTTTGAAAATGTAAAAGTGTTTCGTCCAGGCTATGCTATTGAATATGACTACTTCCCTCCTACTCAATTAAAGCATACTTTAGAGACAAAATTAATCGATAATTTATACTTTGCAGGTCAGATTAATGGTACAACCGGTTATGAGGAAGCAGCCGGACAAGGATTAATTGCAGGTATAAATGCCCACAATAAAGTACACGAAAAGGATGATTTCATTCTTAACAGAGATGAAGCTTATATCGGTGTTTTAATCGATGATTTAATCACAAAAGGTACGGAAGAACCTTACAGAATGTTCACTTCCAGAGCAGAATACAGGCTACTTTTAAGACAGGATAATGCAGACATCAGATTAACTGAAAAAGCTTATCAATTAGGCCTTGCAAAAGAAGATCGACTAAGAAGAGTTGAAGAGAAAATTGCTAAAAGTGAGGAACTTGAAGCCTTTTTACGGGAAACCTCTTTAAAACCAGGCGTTATTAATCCTATTCTTGAGAGTATGGATAGTAATCCTGTAGATCAGGCTTACAGAGCAGCTCAATTCCTTACAAGACCTAATATTACACTCGAAAAGTTGGAAAATATTGATATTATAAAGGAAAAAGCTTCTCAATATGACGATGAAGTAAGGGAACAGGCAGAAGTAAATATCAAATATAAAGGGTATATTGAAAAGGAAAAAGAAAATGTAGCAAAATTAAACCGTCTGGAAAATATTAAAATTCCGGAAGATTTTGATTTTACAAAGATCTCCAGCCTTTCTGCAGAAGCCAAACAAAAAATGACCAATGTAAAGCCAAAAACAATTGCCCAGGCCGGAAGAATAAGTGGCGTTTCTCCCGCTGATATTAATGTTTTATTGGTTTATTTAGGACGATAA
- a CDS encoding class I SAM-dependent methyltransferase, translated as MKIKDHFLSQEIFEIKETETKGVFKTSPIPSNISKYYESEDYISHHQDSGSLKEKLYKFLQSFNLQYKKTILLDRIQKGSRVLDYGCGAGEFVKYIENDFQTFGFEPDADARNAAHSKVSKAKILDDINNIEDQSLDAITLWHVFEHVENQDEMLEIFNKKLKEKGLLIIAVPNPTSYDAKHYKEYWAAYDVPRHIYHFSKNGMENLISKKPNWKMRKIKPLVLDSYYISMLSEKYKKSPLFWLKAIIYGTISNVKALFSNEFSSLIYIIEKK; from the coding sequence ATGAAAATTAAAGATCATTTTCTTTCACAGGAAATATTTGAAATTAAAGAAACGGAAACAAAAGGAGTTTTTAAAACCTCCCCTATTCCATCCAATATTTCCAAATATTATGAAAGCGAAGATTATATTTCTCATCATCAGGATTCTGGAAGTTTAAAAGAAAAGCTTTATAAATTTTTACAGTCATTCAATTTACAGTATAAAAAAACAATTCTTTTAGATAGAATTCAAAAAGGATCCAGAGTTTTAGATTATGGTTGTGGTGCCGGAGAATTTGTAAAATATATAGAAAATGATTTTCAAACTTTCGGATTTGAGCCAGATGCAGATGCAAGGAATGCAGCACACAGTAAAGTTTCAAAAGCTAAAATTTTAGACGATATTAATAATATTGAAGATCAAAGTCTAGATGCAATTACTCTATGGCATGTTTTCGAGCACGTAGAAAATCAGGATGAAATGCTTGAAATTTTCAATAAAAAGTTAAAAGAAAAAGGACTATTAATTATAGCTGTTCCCAACCCTACTTCTTACGATGCCAAACATTATAAAGAATATTGGGCAGCTTATGATGTACCAAGACACATCTATCATTTTTCAAAAAACGGAATGGAAAATTTAATTTCAAAGAAACCAAACTGGAAAATGAGAAAAATCAAACCTTTGGTTTTAGATTCTTATTACATCTCAATGTTGAGCGAAAAATATAAAAAATCACCCCTTTTTTGGCTAAAAGCCATCATCTACGGAACGATTTCTAACGTAAAAGCCCTTTTTTCGAACGAATTTTCAAGTTTGATATACATTATCGAAAAAAAGTAG
- a CDS encoding phosphoglycerate kinase translates to MKTINDFNFKEKKALVRVDFNVPQDDQLKVTDNTRIVAVKPTIDKILKDGGSVILMAHLGRPKGEVKDEFSLKHIVGEVSNVLGQEVKFVEECVGEKAVQAASELKPGEILLLENLRFHNEEEKGDEGFAEQLSKLADAYVNDAFGTAHRAHASTAVIAKFFPSTKFFGLLMAKELQAIDRVLKSGERPVTAILGGSKVSTKITIIENILPAVDNLIIGGGMAFTFIKALGGKIGNSLVEEDKLPLALEILGKAKQHNVKVYLPSDAIIAESFSNDADRKEIDIYTIPEGWMGLDAGPKSRDQFNDILLNSRTILWNGPIGVFEMSNFAAGTIALGDSIAEATRQGAFSLVGGGDSVAFVKQFGYDEKVSYVSTGGGAMLESLEGLELPGVAAINK, encoded by the coding sequence ATGAAAACAATCAATGATTTCAATTTTAAAGAAAAGAAGGCTCTGGTAAGGGTGGATTTCAATGTTCCGCAGGATGACCAGCTGAAAGTTACAGATAATACAAGAATAGTGGCGGTAAAGCCTACCATTGATAAAATCCTTAAGGACGGAGGTTCTGTAATCCTGATGGCTCACCTTGGAAGACCAAAAGGTGAAGTAAAAGATGAGTTTTCGTTGAAGCATATAGTTGGAGAAGTTTCTAACGTTTTGGGCCAGGAAGTAAAGTTCGTAGAAGAATGTGTAGGAGAGAAGGCTGTACAGGCTGCATCTGAACTAAAGCCAGGCGAAATTCTTTTATTGGAGAATCTGCGTTTTCATAATGAAGAAGAAAAAGGTGATGAAGGCTTTGCTGAGCAGCTTTCTAAATTAGCAGATGCTTATGTAAATGATGCCTTTGGAACAGCCCACAGAGCACATGCTTCAACAGCTGTAATTGCTAAATTTTTCCCTTCAACTAAATTTTTCGGTTTACTGATGGCAAAAGAGCTTCAGGCAATCGACAGAGTTTTAAAAAGTGGTGAACGTCCTGTAACTGCGATACTTGGAGGATCAAAAGTTTCAACTAAAATTACCATTATAGAAAATATTTTACCAGCCGTCGACAATTTAATCATCGGTGGTGGAATGGCTTTTACATTCATTAAAGCTCTTGGTGGGAAGATAGGAAATTCATTGGTTGAAGAAGATAAATTACCTCTTGCTCTTGAAATTTTAGGAAAAGCAAAGCAGCATAATGTAAAAGTTTATCTGCCGTCTGATGCAATCATTGCCGAAAGTTTTAGTAATGATGCTGATAGGAAAGAAATTGATATTTATACAATTCCTGAAGGATGGATGGGATTGGATGCAGGCCCGAAATCAAGAGATCAATTTAATGATATTCTTTTAAATTCAAGAACAATTCTTTGGAACGGACCAATTGGAGTTTTTGAAATGTCAAATTTTGCAGCAGGAACTATTGCTCTTGGTGATAGCATTGCAGAAGCAACAAGACAGGGAGCTTTCTCTTTAGTTGGAGGTGGGGATAGTGTTGCTTTCGTGAAGCAGTTCGGATATGATGAGAAAGTGAGCTATGTTTCGACTGGAGGTGGAGCGATGCTTGAAAGTTTGGAAGGATTGGAACTTCCCGGAGTTGCTGCAATTAATAAATAA
- the rpiB gene encoding ribose 5-phosphate isomerase B has protein sequence MKRKIAIAADHAGFEYKEIVKNYLSENFEVQDFGTFSTDSVDYPDFVHPAATSVENGENELGILICGSGNGVQITANKHQKIRCALCWMPEIATLARQHNDANMISIPARFISKELAIEIVDKFLSTDFEGGRHQNRVDKIAFC, from the coding sequence ATGAAAAGAAAAATCGCTATTGCCGCTGACCATGCAGGTTTTGAATACAAAGAAATTGTTAAGAACTATTTATCAGAAAACTTTGAGGTTCAGGATTTTGGAACGTTCTCCACAGACAGTGTGGATTATCCGGACTTCGTGCATCCTGCGGCAACTTCAGTAGAAAACGGAGAAAATGAACTAGGTATTTTAATATGTGGCAGTGGAAATGGAGTTCAGATTACAGCAAACAAGCATCAGAAAATTCGTTGCGCACTTTGCTGGATGCCGGAGATTGCAACATTGGCCAGACAGCATAATGATGCCAATATGATTTCGATACCAGCGAGATTTATCTCTAAGGAATTAGCTATTGAAATTGTAGATAAATTCCTGTCAACAGATTTTGAAGGTGGAAGACACCAAAACAGAGTTGATAAAATCGCATTTTGCTAA